Proteins encoded together in one Desulfuromonas sp. window:
- a CDS encoding aminotransferase, with protein sequence MVKKKETLKVLLLQIRRDPQVRREEHESFSDYSGLAPDQIDIHNVFDNPRFEPDIVDGYDALFVGGASDASVLEPEVYTFVPYGEKLLRSCIDTGLPVFASCFGFQLVVTALGGIITRDTENFEMGTVPISLREIAHNDPVFRGVPEGFPAVSVHQEKTMLPPEGCVELAYTAECCHSFKVIGKPFWAFQFHPEVDKARLVERLTFYKEKYTDGDGHLDEVLASAVETPDSNGLVRNFVDRVLIDGEER encoded by the coding sequence TTGGTGAAAAAGAAGGAAACGTTAAAGGTTTTACTGTTGCAGATCCGTCGCGACCCTCAGGTCCGGCGTGAAGAGCACGAGAGCTTCTCCGATTACAGTGGCCTGGCTCCGGATCAGATCGATATCCATAACGTATTCGATAACCCGCGATTCGAACCCGACATTGTTGATGGCTACGATGCCCTCTTCGTTGGCGGTGCCAGTGATGCCTCGGTGCTTGAACCGGAGGTCTACACCTTTGTCCCGTACGGCGAGAAGCTGTTGCGTTCCTGTATCGATACTGGCCTGCCGGTATTCGCTTCCTGTTTCGGATTCCAACTGGTCGTGACGGCTCTCGGCGGCATCATCACGCGCGATACGGAAAACTTTGAAATGGGAACAGTGCCGATCTCTCTGCGCGAGATTGCGCATAATGACCCGGTCTTCCGTGGCGTTCCGGAGGGTTTTCCGGCTGTCTCGGTACATCAGGAAAAGACAATGCTGCCGCCGGAGGGCTGTGTTGAACTCGCCTATACCGCTGAATGTTGTCATTCGTTCAAAGTCATCGGAAAGCCGTTCTGGGCTTTCCAGTTTCATCCCGAGGTTGACAAGGCGCGGCTGGTCGAACGGCTGACTTTCTATAAAGAAAAATATACCGATGGTGACGGTCATCTCGACGAGGTTCTTGCATCGGCGGTCGAGACACCGGACTCGAACGGCCTGGTTCGCAACTTTGTCGACCGGGTCCTGATTGACGGCGAGGAGAGGTAA
- a CDS encoding gamma-glutamylcyclotransferase yields the protein MVEIVYLAYGSNLHPLRLQQRVPSAKWVGPVALPGYRLVFHKIGMDDSGKCDLLGTGCLNDKAWGVLFTMYQVDKPALDEAEGPGYSCEPFDVVFAGESLTAMTYLAKPERQDPAMVPFDWYRDLVLIGARYNFFPDSYLGMLSQVPTQPDPDPERARLNAGLIKKMTRTKS from the coding sequence ATGGTCGAGATCGTCTATCTCGCTTATGGTTCCAACCTGCACCCGCTCCGCCTGCAACAGCGGGTACCGAGTGCCAAATGGGTTGGGCCGGTTGCGCTGCCCGGTTATCGTCTCGTTTTTCACAAGATCGGTATGGATGATTCCGGCAAATGCGACCTCCTTGGAACCGGTTGCCTGAACGATAAGGCCTGGGGCGTTCTTTTTACGATGTACCAGGTCGATAAACCGGCTCTCGATGAAGCGGAAGGCCCGGGGTACAGTTGTGAACCGTTTGACGTCGTTTTTGCCGGTGAAAGCCTTACGGCCATGACATATCTGGCAAAACCGGAGCGGCAGGACCCGGCGATGGTGCCGTTCGACTGGTACCGCGACCTGGTGCTGATCGGCGCCCGGTACAATTTTTTCCCGGATTCATATCTCGGCATGCTTTCACAGGTACCGACGCAACCGGACCCGGACCCGGAGCGGGCCCGACTGAATGCAGGGTTGATAAAGAAAATGACAAGAACTAAGAGTTAA
- a CDS encoding cation transporter, with amino-acid sequence MASGSKKVIYAALIGNTLVAITKFIAAVITGSAAMLAEGIHSVVDTGNQVLLLYGLKQAKKPADELYPFGHGKEVYFWSFVVAILIFGLGGGISMYEGVGRLLHPQPVEKSLVSYFVLGLAMLFEGAALFFALTEFSRAKGKWGYIEAVQRGKDPTLFVVLFEDSAALLGLAVAFFGVLLADLTGDPVYDALASVLIGLLLFGTAAWLAYETKGLLIGERAQIRVVREIRELIYRNDGVGNVNEILTLHMGPDYILANISINFDDSLTSNQLEKLVAEIDRQIRTAQPEVKKVFIEAEAMVNVELEESYKDE; translated from the coding sequence ATGGCCAGCGGATCAAAAAAGGTTATTTACGCTGCCCTGATCGGCAATACGCTGGTTGCGATTACCAAATTCATCGCAGCTGTCATCACCGGCAGTGCGGCGATGTTGGCCGAAGGTATCCATTCGGTTGTTGATACCGGCAACCAGGTGCTCCTCCTCTATGGTTTGAAGCAGGCAAAAAAGCCGGCTGATGAACTCTATCCCTTCGGCCACGGCAAGGAGGTCTATTTCTGGAGTTTCGTTGTTGCCATCCTGATCTTCGGTCTCGGCGGCGGTATTTCGATGTACGAGGGGGTCGGGCGACTGCTGCATCCGCAGCCGGTTGAAAAAAGCCTGGTCAGCTATTTTGTCCTCGGCCTGGCCATGCTGTTCGAAGGGGCGGCGCTCTTTTTCGCGTTGACCGAATTCTCGAGAGCCAAGGGGAAGTGGGGCTACATCGAAGCCGTGCAGCGTGGCAAGGATCCGACCCTTTTTGTGGTCCTGTTTGAAGATTCGGCGGCGTTGCTCGGTCTGGCTGTTGCTTTTTTCGGCGTGCTGCTGGCGGATTTGACCGGGGACCCGGTTTATGACGCTCTGGCGTCGGTCCTGATCGGGCTGCTGCTGTTCGGAACGGCCGCCTGGCTGGCGTATGAAACCAAGGGGTTGCTGATTGGTGAGCGGGCGCAAATCAGGGTAGTCCGGGAGATCAGGGAGTTGATCTATCGGAATGACGGAGTTGGCAACGTCAACGAAATACTGACCCTGCACATGGGGCCGGATTATATCCTGGCAAATATCAGCATCAATTTTGATGACAGTTTGACCTCGAATCAGCTTGAAAAGCTGGTTGCCGAAATTGATCGCCAGATCAGGACGGCTCAGCCGGAGGTCAAAAAGGTTTTTATCGAAGCAGAAGCGATGGTTAATGTCGAGCTTGAGGAATCATATAAAGACGAGTAA
- a CDS encoding C4-dicarboxylate ABC transporter, producing MSVRISILFVLLLTFCQPVGAVTLKIATAAPEGSVWMQDMRAGAEEIGLRSKGRVRIKFFAGGVMGNDKSVMRKIRIGQLHGGAFIAGSLEAVSNNVNIMSLPMIFRSYEEVDYVRKVIDDDLKSELEAGGFACFGFAEGGFAYIMSPAPIRSISDVSGLKVWVPEGDQISYRIMKSFGLAPVSLPITDVMTGLQARLIEVVAASPIGALAFQWHTRIKYVTDTPLSYIYGTLVIDNRFFSKLSEPDQLLVREVMGRVYTKLNLINRKNNQEAIKAMTDQGIEFVNTPPAEKERWQNAADTLIEELGDEGEFSLPLYRKLASRLEEYRNGKVSRGDN from the coding sequence ATGTCTGTTCGAATTAGTATTCTATTTGTTCTGTTGTTAACCTTTTGTCAACCGGTCGGTGCCGTCACGCTCAAGATCGCAACCGCGGCACCGGAAGGTTCGGTCTGGATGCAGGATATGCGGGCCGGGGCCGAGGAAATCGGTCTGCGCAGCAAGGGACGGGTCCGGATCAAGTTTTTTGCCGGCGGGGTCATGGGCAACGACAAGAGTGTGATGCGCAAGATCCGTATCGGTCAGCTGCATGGCGGTGCCTTTATTGCCGGCAGCCTAGAGGCGGTTTCCAATAATGTCAATATCATGAGTTTGCCGATGATCTTCCGTTCCTACGAAGAGGTTGACTACGTCCGCAAAGTGATTGACGACGATCTCAAGAGCGAACTCGAAGCGGGAGGTTTTGCCTGCTTCGGTTTTGCCGAAGGGGGCTTCGCCTACATCATGTCGCCGGCACCAATCCGGTCAATTTCCGATGTCAGCGGGCTCAAGGTCTGGGTGCCGGAAGGGGATCAGATCAGCTACCGGATTATGAAGTCCTTCGGACTGGCTCCGGTCAGCCTGCCGATCACCGATGTTATGACCGGTTTGCAGGCCAGGCTGATCGAGGTTGTTGCGGCCTCTCCGATCGGAGCCCTGGCGTTTCAATGGCATACCCGGATCAAGTATGTGACCGATACACCGCTTTCTTACATATATGGCACCCTGGTGATCGATAACCGGTTTTTCAGTAAACTTTCCGAGCCGGATCAGTTGCTGGTGCGCGAAGTCATGGGGCGTGTTTATACCAAGCTCAACCTGATCAACCGCAAGAATAATCAAGAGGCGATCAAGGCGATGACCGATCAGGGGATTGAATTTGTTAATACCCCGCCGGCCGAAAAAGAACGTTGGCAAAACGCAGCCGACACATTGATTGAAGAGCTTGGAGATGAGGGTGAGTTTTCACTCCCCCTCTACCGGAAACTTGCTTCCCGGCTTGAAGAATATCGCAACGGCAAAGTCTCCCGGGGCGATAATTGA
- a CDS encoding phosphatase, whose translation MKSFVDLHLHSHCSDGSYPPSEVIRRVAEAGLRAASICDHDMVDGTDEALQAGLEYDVEVLVGVELSVAWESYQDIHLLGYGFDHHHSGLNSALQGFRDFRKNRNIMIVERVNEKLAAEGKTQLLLDAVQARAAGAIGRPHIAMELVEQGHVADSDDAFRRYLVHCNVEKRYFPVNEAINLLHRAGGIAVLAHPPFISPERRVISDLLDAFVELGLDGVEAYNSGGSNDDIEWAITEARRRDLIITGGSDFHGESKGDIRIGSGRGNLKIPYSCVEEIGRAVAKRAGQAG comes from the coding sequence ATGAAATCATTTGTTGATTTGCATCTGCACAGCCACTGTTCAGACGGGTCCTATCCTCCGTCCGAAGTGATTCGCCGGGTTGCCGAAGCCGGCCTGAGAGCGGCCTCGATCTGCGACCACGATATGGTTGATGGCACCGACGAAGCGTTACAGGCCGGCCTTGAATACGACGTTGAGGTCCTGGTCGGTGTTGAACTGTCGGTCGCCTGGGAAAGCTACCAGGATATCCATCTGCTCGGTTATGGCTTTGATCATCATCATTCCGGTCTGAACTCGGCTCTGCAGGGATTTCGCGATTTTCGTAAAAACCGGAACATCATGATTGTTGAACGGGTCAATGAAAAGCTCGCAGCGGAGGGTAAAACTCAGCTATTGCTCGATGCGGTCCAGGCCCGAGCCGCCGGCGCAATCGGCCGGCCGCACATTGCCATGGAGCTGGTCGAACAAGGGCATGTTGCCGATTCCGATGATGCCTTCCGGCGTTACCTTGTTCACTGCAATGTTGAAAAACGGTATTTTCCGGTCAACGAAGCGATCAACCTTCTGCATCGGGCCGGTGGTATTGCCGTTCTTGCTCATCCACCGTTTATTTCGCCGGAGCGCCGGGTGATATCGGATCTCCTCGATGCCTTTGTCGAACTCGGGCTCGACGGTGTCGAAGCGTATAATTCGGGCGGATCGAACGACGATATTGAATGGGCGATTACCGAAGCGCGGCGGCGCGATCTGATTATTACCGGTGGTTCCGATTTTCATGGTGAATCAAAAGGGGATATCCGGATCGGTAGTGGTCGTGGCAACCTGAAGATCCCGTACAGCTGTGTCGAAGAGATTGGCCGGGCGGTAGCAAAAAGGGCAGGGCAGGCCGGATGA
- a CDS encoding peptide ABC transporter ATP-binding protein, with amino-acid sequence MPPLLEVRDLKTSFFTEKGIIRAVDGISFTLHRGKTLAMVGESGCGKSMTALSLLRLIPEPGRITGGEILLDGENLLALSEDEMRSMRGQHLAMVFQEPMTALNPVLKIGDQIAEVLQLHERLSYQKALRKAVSLLEQVGVPDPQQRLDNYPHQLSGGLRQRVIIAMALACDPQILIADEPTTALDVTIQAQIMELLRQLQDRHQMAILLITHDLGIVAESADDVVIMYAGLIVEQTDVKSLFKNPSHPYTRGLLASLPRTDDKRGRLTPIKGQVPPALDRPTGCPFRNRCPEAIAKCAAACPELKPIETGHAVRCWRRE; translated from the coding sequence ATGCCCCCGTTACTTGAAGTTCGTGATCTTAAAACCAGCTTCTTCACCGAAAAAGGGATTATCCGTGCGGTTGACGGCATCTCGTTCACCCTGCACCGTGGCAAGACCCTGGCCATGGTTGGAGAGTCGGGCTGCGGCAAGTCAATGACGGCGCTCTCTCTGCTCCGCCTGATTCCCGAGCCGGGGAGAATCACCGGTGGCGAAATACTTCTGGACGGCGAAAACCTGCTTGCCCTGTCGGAAGACGAGATGCGGTCGATGCGCGGCCAACATCTCGCCATGGTTTTCCAGGAACCGATGACGGCGCTGAATCCGGTGCTCAAAATCGGTGACCAGATCGCCGAAGTTTTGCAGCTGCATGAACGGCTGTCGTATCAAAAGGCACTCCGCAAGGCAGTTTCCCTGCTCGAGCAGGTCGGCGTACCCGACCCGCAGCAGCGACTGGACAACTATCCGCACCAGCTCTCCGGCGGTTTGCGCCAACGCGTCATCATCGCAATGGCGCTGGCTTGCGATCCGCAAATCCTGATTGCCGACGAGCCGACTACGGCGCTCGATGTTACTATCCAGGCCCAGATTATGGAGTTGCTGCGTCAACTTCAGGATCGCCACCAAATGGCGATCCTGCTAATCACCCACGATCTCGGAATCGTCGCCGAATCAGCGGATGACGTTGTTATCATGTACGCCGGTCTGATTGTCGAGCAGACCGACGTTAAATCACTATTCAAAAATCCGTCCCACCCCTATACCCGTGGATTGCTCGCCTCTCTCCCCCGAACTGACGATAAGCGGGGGAGACTGACCCCGATCAAGGGTCAGGTGCCGCCGGCCCTCGACCGACCGACCGGCTGTCCCTTTCGCAATCGTTGTCCGGAAGCTATTGCAAAGTGCGCAGCGGCCTGCCCCGAGCTCAAGCCGATCGAGACCGGTCATGCCGTACGCTGCTGGAGGCGAGAATGA
- a CDS encoding TRAP transporter small permease: protein MNSGKNRLLERLDQYGRTLENSLLCLFLGLMIVLGAMQIVQRNFFDSSFFWSDELLRLLVLWLGLLGAVAASRDDRHISIDILSRFLPEKKNLFLRLLLDLFTVFVCAVLAWHGVGFVRMEQEFGSTVLSGQPAWIFELIIPLAFGLIAYRYAVFFLHRLQQLKNWQGEA from the coding sequence ATGAACTCCGGCAAGAACCGGCTGCTGGAGCGCTTAGACCAATACGGCCGGACGCTTGAAAACAGCCTGCTGTGCCTTTTTCTTGGCCTGATGATCGTGCTTGGCGCCATGCAAATTGTTCAGCGTAACTTTTTCGATAGCTCCTTCTTCTGGTCGGATGAGTTGCTGCGGTTGCTGGTTCTCTGGCTCGGTCTGCTCGGGGCAGTCGCGGCAAGTCGCGATGACCGGCACATCAGCATTGATATCCTCTCCCGCTTTCTTCCGGAAAAAAAGAACCTGTTTCTACGGTTGCTGCTCGATTTGTTTACCGTTTTTGTCTGTGCGGTTCTCGCCTGGCATGGTGTTGGTTTTGTCCGCATGGAGCAGGAGTTCGGTTCAACCGTTCTGTCCGGACAGCCGGCCTGGATATTCGAGCTGATTATACCGCTCGCTTTCGGCCTGATCGCCTATCGTTATGCCGTGTTCTTTTTGCACCGACTTCAGCAGCTAAAAAACTGGCAGGGTGAGGCATGA
- a CDS encoding enoyl-[acyl-carrier-protein] reductase FabI: MGLMDGKRGIIFGVANDKSIAWGVAQQLRAAGAELAFTYLNESLEKRVRPLAESLDSNIILPCDVASDEEIQSVFDELEKQWGTIDFVVHAVAFANRDDLKRPFTQTSRDGFSLAMDISAYSLVAMTRSALPLMNDGGSIITMTYLGSVMAVPGYNVMGVAKAALESTVRYLAAELGEQNIRVNAVSAGPIKTLAASGVGNFKEKLRVMEQRSPMRRVITQEEVGKASLYLLSDLASGVTGEIHYVDAGFNISAE, translated from the coding sequence ATGGGTTTGATGGATGGGAAGCGCGGCATTATTTTCGGGGTCGCCAACGATAAAAGTATTGCCTGGGGTGTTGCCCAGCAGCTGAGGGCTGCCGGCGCCGAGCTCGCCTTCACTTATCTCAATGAGTCACTTGAAAAAAGAGTTCGACCGCTCGCCGAGAGTCTCGACTCGAACATCATCCTTCCCTGCGACGTTGCTTCCGATGAAGAGATTCAATCCGTTTTTGACGAACTGGAGAAGCAGTGGGGGACCATTGATTTTGTCGTGCACGCGGTCGCTTTTGCCAACCGTGACGATCTGAAACGGCCCTTTACCCAGACCAGCCGCGACGGCTTCTCCCTGGCGATGGATATCAGCGCCTATTCACTGGTCGCCATGACCCGCTCAGCTTTGCCGCTGATGAATGATGGCGGTTCGATTATCACCATGACTTATCTCGGGTCTGTGATGGCTGTGCCGGGATACAATGTCATGGGCGTCGCCAAGGCAGCACTTGAATCAACCGTCCGCTATCTCGCCGCCGAGTTGGGTGAGCAGAATATCCGGGTCAACGCCGTTTCCGCCGGTCCGATCAAAACCCTGGCGGCGTCCGGGGTCGGTAATTTCAAGGAAAAACTCCGGGTCATGGAGCAGCGGAGCCCGATGCGCCGGGTCATCACCCAGGAAGAGGTCGGCAAGGCTTCCCTCTACCTGCTCTCCGACCTCGCTTCCGGGGTCACGGGTGAAATCCATTACGTCGATGCCGGATTCAATATCTCGGCCGAATGA
- a CDS encoding C4-dicarboxylate ABC transporter, with protein sequence MILVGLGLFILAVCGAPLFTIIAASAMWGFYRQDIDLSVMTIEVYRIAEMPILLAIPLFTFAGYLLSESDAPSRLVRVTRSLIGWMPGGLAVVALTACALFTAFTGASGVTIIALGALLFPALIEDGYDEQFSLGLVTTSGSLGLLFAPSLPLILYGIVAQQTATGVTVSIDRLFLAGLFPGILMVALLSAWTIWSNRSLRRPLASFSLSGLAGALRESIWDLPLPFIVLGGIYSGFFAVSEAASVTAVYVLVVEVLILREIEFRALPGIIRKSMALVGGIMVILGLSLASTTYMIDAGVPEKLFAFVHDHVSSRLGFLLLLNLFLLVLGAILDIFSALVLVVPLILPVAIGYQIDPLHLGIIFLANMQLGYLTPPVGLNLFIAGYRFEKPITTIYRSTIPFFIVLLLSVLIITYWPSLSLWLAG encoded by the coding sequence ATGATTCTCGTCGGTCTCGGACTTTTTATCCTCGCTGTCTGCGGAGCGCCGCTCTTTACGATCATTGCCGCCAGCGCCATGTGGGGTTTTTATCGTCAGGATATTGATCTCTCGGTGATGACGATAGAGGTCTATCGGATTGCCGAGATGCCGATCCTGCTGGCAATCCCGCTTTTTACTTTCGCCGGGTACCTGCTCAGTGAAAGCGACGCTCCGAGCCGCCTGGTCCGGGTGACCCGCTCTCTGATCGGATGGATGCCGGGCGGATTGGCCGTTGTTGCACTTACCGCCTGTGCCCTGTTTACGGCATTCACCGGTGCTTCAGGGGTCACAATTATTGCTCTTGGTGCCCTTCTTTTTCCGGCCCTGATTGAAGATGGCTACGATGAACAGTTCAGTCTCGGCCTGGTCACGACCTCGGGGAGCCTCGGATTGCTTTTTGCCCCGTCGCTGCCACTGATTCTTTACGGTATCGTCGCCCAACAGACGGCAACCGGCGTCACCGTTTCGATCGATCGGCTTTTCCTGGCCGGTCTGTTTCCGGGTATCCTGATGGTCGCCCTGCTTAGTGCTTGGACGATCTGGAGCAACCGCAGCCTGCGCCGACCGCTCGCATCTTTTTCGCTTTCCGGACTGGCCGGCGCTCTGCGCGAGTCGATCTGGGATCTTCCGCTGCCGTTTATTGTTCTCGGTGGAATTTACAGCGGTTTTTTTGCAGTCTCCGAAGCGGCATCGGTCACGGCAGTCTACGTTCTTGTCGTCGAAGTGCTGATTCTTCGTGAAATCGAATTCAGAGCTTTGCCCGGGATCATTCGCAAATCAATGGCGCTGGTGGGCGGCATTATGGTGATTCTCGGATTGTCGCTGGCGTCAACGACCTACATGATTGATGCCGGGGTGCCGGAAAAGCTGTTTGCGTTTGTTCACGACCACGTATCGAGCCGGCTCGGTTTTCTATTGTTGCTCAACCTGTTTCTTCTGGTTCTCGGGGCCATCCTCGATATCTTCTCGGCACTGGTCCTGGTGGTGCCGCTGATTCTCCCGGTTGCCATCGGCTACCAGATCGATCCGTTGCATCTCGGGATTATCTTCCTTGCCAATATGCAGCTCGGTTATCTGACCCCTCCGGTCGGTCTCAACCTTTTTATCGCCGGATATCGTTTTGAAAAGCCGATCACAACGATCTACCGGTCAACCATTCCGTTTTTTATTGTCCTGCTGCTCTCGGTGCTGATCATCACCTATTGGCCGAGCCTGTCATTGTGGTTGGCCGGTTAA
- a CDS encoding bifunctional 23S rRNA (guanine(2069)-N(7))-methyltransferase RlmK/23S rRNA (guanine(2445)-N(2))-methyltransferase RlmL yields the protein MTKFDLFATVPKGLESLLLKELKASGAGKIRKIRAGVSYTGDLATAYRSCLWSRLASRVLLKLQSMTIAGEEDLYRLCNDFPWEEHFSVDQTFAIDVTLVAAPLNHSHYAALRIKDAIVDRFRDRTGERPSVDVRNPDVRFNFHLRKQEGSLALDLSGDSLHRRGYRQDAGEAPLKENLAAALLLQADWPEIAAAGGAFCDPMCGSGTLPIEAALIAADIAPGLLRNYFGFIGWKQHQPDLWATLVAEAEQRRDAGCQRLPRIVGYDADGKVVRHALANVAAAGLEKIVHIEKRALETREEYFPEGKQGLLLVNPPYGERLGERKRLRGLYTRLGERLQSDFGGWQAAVLTSDQQLAYAIGLRPEKSETVYNGAIECQLLHYLVPADGAKVLPASDKETSASAESASTAGAEMFANRLRKNLKRLGKWARKNGISCYRLYDADMPEYAVAVDLYGDWVHLQEYAPPASIDEEAARRRLDDIIEVLPDVLSVRRERVIVKVRQRQKGSSQYRRQGQEGEFLEVGEGRARLLVNLTDYLDTGLFLDHRPVRRMIGEMVEGQRFLNLFAYTGAASVHAALGGASETTSVDMSNTYLDWARRNLELNGFSADAHRTIQADCTEWLGQAEGEYDLVFIDPPTFSNSKRMDDTFEIQRDHGALLQAALKLLANNGTIIFSTNFRRFKFDVDAFPQLEVRDISAQTIPEDFQRNPKIHYCFLLKRPGAT from the coding sequence ATGACAAAATTCGATCTTTTTGCCACGGTTCCGAAGGGTCTCGAATCACTGCTGCTCAAGGAACTGAAAGCGTCGGGCGCCGGTAAAATTCGCAAAATCCGGGCTGGCGTCTCTTACACGGGTGATCTGGCGACCGCCTATCGCAGCTGCCTCTGGTCACGGCTGGCAAGCCGGGTGCTGCTGAAGCTGCAGTCGATGACGATCGCCGGCGAAGAAGATCTTTATCGTTTATGCAACGATTTTCCCTGGGAAGAGCATTTCTCAGTCGACCAGACCTTCGCGATCGATGTCACTCTGGTCGCTGCACCGCTCAACCACTCACATTACGCCGCCCTGCGAATCAAGGACGCCATTGTCGATCGTTTCCGTGACCGGACCGGCGAGCGGCCATCGGTCGATGTTCGCAACCCGGATGTCCGCTTCAATTTTCATCTGCGCAAGCAAGAAGGGAGTCTGGCGCTCGACCTTTCCGGCGACAGCCTGCACCGGCGGGGTTACCGCCAGGACGCCGGCGAAGCGCCGCTCAAAGAGAACCTGGCGGCGGCGTTATTGTTGCAGGCCGACTGGCCGGAGATCGCGGCGGCGGGTGGCGCCTTCTGCGACCCGATGTGTGGTTCCGGAACCCTGCCGATCGAGGCGGCGCTGATCGCCGCCGATATCGCCCCCGGACTTTTGCGTAATTACTTTGGTTTTATCGGGTGGAAACAGCACCAACCGGATCTCTGGGCGACGCTGGTTGCCGAGGCGGAGCAACGTCGTGACGCCGGGTGTCAGCGGCTACCCCGGATCGTTGGTTACGATGCCGATGGCAAAGTGGTGCGGCATGCCCTGGCCAATGTCGCCGCCGCAGGTCTGGAAAAAATAGTTCATATCGAAAAACGGGCGCTCGAAACACGCGAGGAATATTTTCCTGAAGGGAAACAGGGGCTTTTGCTGGTGAATCCACCCTATGGCGAGCGTCTCGGAGAGCGCAAGAGGCTGCGTGGACTCTATACCCGTCTCGGTGAGCGGTTGCAGTCCGACTTTGGCGGCTGGCAGGCAGCCGTATTGACCAGCGACCAGCAGCTCGCCTATGCCATCGGTCTGCGTCCGGAAAAGAGTGAGACGGTTTACAACGGCGCCATTGAATGCCAGTTGCTCCATTACCTGGTTCCGGCTGATGGTGCGAAGGTTCTGCCTGCATCTGACAAGGAGACTTCTGCTTCCGCCGAGTCGGCGTCAACCGCCGGTGCCGAGATGTTTGCCAACCGCTTGCGCAAGAACCTGAAGCGGCTCGGCAAATGGGCCCGTAAAAATGGCATCAGCTGTTATCGCCTTTATGATGCCGATATGCCGGAATATGCCGTTGCCGTTGATCTGTACGGCGACTGGGTCCACCTGCAGGAATATGCGCCGCCCGCTTCAATCGACGAAGAAGCGGCACGTCGACGGCTTGATGATATCATCGAGGTTCTGCCTGATGTTCTCTCGGTCAGGCGGGAACGGGTGATCGTCAAGGTCAGGCAACGTCAGAAGGGGAGTTCGCAATACCGTCGTCAGGGACAGGAGGGTGAATTCCTCGAAGTTGGCGAGGGGCGGGCCCGACTGCTCGTCAACCTGACCGACTACCTCGATACCGGGCTTTTTCTCGATCATCGGCCGGTCCGGAGGATGATCGGAGAAATGGTCGAAGGGCAACGGTTCCTTAACCTGTTTGCCTATACCGGTGCCGCCTCGGTTCATGCTGCCCTCGGCGGTGCCAGCGAAACGACCAGCGTCGACATGTCGAATACCTATCTCGACTGGGCCCGCCGCAACCTTGAGTTGAACGGCTTCAGCGCCGACGCCCACCGGACGATTCAGGCCGACTGTACCGAGTGGCTCGGCCAGGCCGAAGGGGAGTACGACCTGGTCTTCATCGATCCTCCGACCTTTTCCAATTCCAAGCGGATGGATGATACGTTCGAGATCCAGCGCGATCATGGCGCACTGCTGCAAGCGGCACTCAAGCTGCTGGCGAACAACGGCACGATCATTTTCTCGACCAACTTCCGGCGGTTCAAGTTCGATGTCGATGCTTTTCCGCAGCTCGAAGTCAGGGACATCTCGGCGCAAACCATTCCGGAGGATTTTCAGCGGAACCCGAAAATTCACTACTGTTTTTTACTGAAACGGCCGGGAGCGACCTGA